The Methanoculleus marisnigri JR1 genome window below encodes:
- a CDS encoding DUF2070 family protein gives MESGPDVRVERLTRYIFSAPSWPRSLGIIVVLGLIIDIATYRPGNELFLVGTLGFTIPALVAFLLTVPLVRVSGKQITHNRSALLALACTVITVILSLSPVLVFGRELFPTLYAGALGLIFGLRLLVLVAIADYRISRMVLPAFVQSVVGIAVGAWFFTPGFVPYALLLQAVFGLGFVSLIWLIERPLKRAFQISGLNFLNTFIAHLTDGSKKMEDFFREIGEEVYVPEVSLFFSRDSGKDVLFTVPNVHPGPMGDVGGGNLPRILHDTFPEETLVAHGCATHDFNLVSESEIEKIARAVEASREGLTFSAVASRPVRVESGSVSILCQRFGDALLMVSTRSPERTEDLDYSVGMAIMAEGRCAFSEVAFVDAHNCMTSVGSPVLPATRIATEYIAAAREGFRVARDLPLEPLAIGVSHVRVPFTREQGFGSLGVQALATEVGGKRAVYVLIDGNNVARGVREQLRAVVLDHADEGEIMTTDTHTVNTISGKNPVGYAVPPGEIIPYIEQAVREAFADLSGGRVGSATASCEGITVFGSQRVSQLASTVNAMLAFIAPLSFMILVLAFLLSVFAYIMLQ, from the coding sequence ATGGAGTCCGGCCCCGACGTCCGCGTCGAGCGGCTCACCCGGTATATCTTCTCCGCACCGTCCTGGCCGCGGTCGCTTGGGATCATCGTGGTGCTCGGGCTCATCATCGACATAGCTACCTACCGGCCCGGCAACGAACTCTTTCTCGTCGGGACCCTCGGGTTCACGATCCCGGCGCTGGTCGCCTTCCTGCTGACCGTGCCGCTGGTGAGGGTCTCCGGCAAGCAGATCACCCATAACCGGTCGGCTCTTCTCGCCCTGGCCTGCACGGTCATTACGGTGATCCTGAGCCTCTCGCCGGTCCTTGTCTTCGGGCGGGAGCTCTTTCCGACGCTCTATGCGGGCGCTCTCGGCCTGATCTTCGGCCTCCGGCTGCTGGTCCTCGTAGCTATCGCCGACTACCGGATCTCCCGGATGGTCCTCCCCGCGTTTGTCCAGAGCGTGGTCGGGATAGCGGTCGGTGCCTGGTTCTTCACGCCCGGGTTCGTCCCCTACGCCCTCCTCCTCCAGGCGGTCTTTGGGCTGGGCTTCGTCTCCCTGATCTGGTTAATCGAGCGGCCACTGAAGCGGGCGTTCCAGATCAGCGGGCTCAACTTCCTCAACACCTTCATCGCCCACCTGACCGACGGCTCGAAGAAAATGGAGGACTTCTTCCGCGAGATCGGCGAGGAGGTCTACGTCCCGGAGGTCTCGCTCTTCTTCTCCCGCGACTCCGGCAAAGACGTCCTCTTCACCGTCCCGAACGTCCACCCCGGCCCGATGGGCGACGTCGGCGGCGGCAACCTCCCCCGGATACTCCATGACACGTTTCCCGAGGAGACGCTGGTCGCCCACGGCTGCGCCACCCACGACTTCAACCTGGTCTCGGAGAGCGAGATCGAGAAGATCGCCCGCGCCGTGGAGGCGTCCCGGGAGGGGCTTACCTTCTCCGCCGTCGCGAGCCGCCCTGTCCGGGTCGAATCGGGCTCGGTCTCGATCCTCTGCCAGCGGTTCGGGGACGCCCTCCTGATGGTGAGCACCCGGTCGCCGGAGCGGACGGAGGATCTCGACTACTCGGTCGGGATGGCGATCATGGCCGAGGGCAGGTGTGCCTTCTCGGAGGTCGCGTTCGTGGACGCTCACAACTGCATGACCAGCGTGGGCTCCCCGGTCCTCCCGGCGACGCGGATCGCAACGGAGTACATCGCCGCCGCACGCGAGGGGTTCCGGGTCGCGCGGGACCTGCCCCTTGAGCCCCTCGCGATCGGGGTCTCCCACGTCCGGGTTCCGTTCACCCGCGAGCAGGGGTTCGGGTCGCTCGGGGTGCAGGCGCTGGCGACGGAGGTCGGGGGGAAGCGGGCGGTCTACGTTCTGATCGACGGGAACAACGTGGCCCGGGGCGTCCGGGAGCAGCTGCGCGCGGTGGTGCTCGACCATGCGGACGAGGGGGAGATCATGACAACCGACACGCACACGGTGAACACGATCAGCGGGAAGAACCCGGTCGGCTACGCGGTGCCGCCGGGGGAGATCATCCCCTACATCGAGCAGGCGGTCAGGGAGGCGTTCGCCGACCTCTCGGGGGGCCGCGTGGGGTCGGCGACGGCCTCGTGCGAGGGGATCACGGTCTTCGGGTCGCAGCGGGTCTCGCAGCTCGCGAGCACCGTGAACGCGATGCTTGCGTTCATCGCCCCGCTGAGTTTCATGATTCTCGTGCTCGCGTTCCTGCTCTCGGTCTTCGCCTACATCATGCTGCAGTAG
- a CDS encoding aminotransferase-like domain-containing protein encodes MEYRFSSRMGRVPESFLKELFRVSSVPGVISFAGGLPGSAYIDVEGIREAAREVFAEEGRTALQYTTTDGYLPLREFIADRYRRRLGLPATPEEIQIVNGSQQCLDLVAKIFLDPGDAVGMERPGYLGAIEAFSLYEPDFYSVPLEEDGPDLVAFASLIRDRAPKFFYGIPNSQNPSGRTYSEGKRRAVAEILEGTDTIFYEDDAFGELFFDGKPRLPVKHHLPEQTVISGSFSKIVAPGMRIGWIYAPAPVLREFNVAKQAADLHSNFLCQVILHRYLATHDLDAHVARVSAVYGEHCRLMCELLDDLMPPGTTHTNPEGGMFMTAALPGGVSSMEVFSEGVREGVAVLPGVPFYVGGGGEDTIRLNFSAAGEEEIVEGMHRLARVVRRLA; translated from the coding sequence ATGGAGTACCGGTTTTCTTCCCGGATGGGGCGGGTTCCGGAGTCGTTCCTCAAAGAACTCTTCCGGGTCTCGAGCGTCCCCGGAGTGATATCGTTTGCAGGAGGGCTGCCGGGCTCGGCCTACATCGACGTCGAGGGAATCCGGGAGGCGGCCCGCGAGGTCTTCGCCGAAGAGGGGCGGACGGCGCTGCAGTACACGACGACGGACGGCTACCTGCCGCTCCGGGAGTTCATCGCCGACCGTTACCGGAGAAGGCTCGGCCTCCCGGCGACGCCCGAGGAGATCCAGATCGTGAACGGTTCCCAGCAGTGCCTGGACCTCGTCGCGAAGATCTTCCTCGATCCCGGCGACGCCGTCGGGATGGAGCGGCCGGGCTACCTCGGGGCGATCGAGGCCTTCTCCCTCTACGAGCCGGATTTTTATTCGGTTCCCCTGGAGGAGGACGGGCCGGATCTCGTGGCGTTCGCGTCGCTCATCCGGGATCGTGCGCCGAAGTTCTTCTACGGCATCCCGAACTCGCAGAACCCCTCGGGGAGAACCTACTCGGAAGGGAAGCGGCGGGCCGTCGCGGAGATCCTCGAGGGGACGGATACGATCTTTTACGAGGACGACGCTTTCGGGGAGCTCTTCTTCGACGGGAAGCCACGGCTGCCGGTGAAGCACCACCTCCCGGAGCAGACGGTGATCTCGGGGTCGTTTTCGAAGATCGTCGCACCCGGGATGCGGATCGGCTGGATATACGCGCCGGCGCCGGTCCTCCGTGAGTTCAACGTCGCGAAGCAGGCGGCCGACCTCCACTCGAATTTCCTCTGCCAGGTGATCCTGCACCGCTACCTCGCGACCCACGATCTCGACGCCCACGTCGCCCGGGTCTCTGCGGTCTACGGCGAGCACTGCCGGCTGATGTGCGAACTCCTCGACGACCTGATGCCGCCGGGCACGACCCACACCAACCCCGAGGGCGGGATGTTCATGACCGCGGCCCTGCCGGGCGGCGTCTCGTCGATGGAGGTCTTTTCCGAGGGTGTCAGAGAAGGCGTCGCGGTCCTTCCCGGGGTGCCGTTCTACGTCGGCGGCGGCGGGGAGGATACGATCCGGCTGAACTTCTCGGCGGCGGGCGAGGAGGAGATCGTCGAGGGGATGCACCGGCTGGCGAGGGTGGTGCGGCGGCTGGCGTGA
- a CDS encoding cupin domain-containing protein, translating to MERDRNPDSPEVPYWHVRTDENGVSRQDRCRMSDFQFASISSGAAPSWIDRLTDPARRVVILVLPAGWVGEWREFPEPQWIVPLSGRWFVETMDGTRVEMGPGELSFGNDQNTRPDEQGKRGHRSGTVGDEPAVLMLVQVERQSSPGRPCLPG from the coding sequence ATGGAGAGAGACCGTAACCCGGACAGTCCCGAAGTGCCCTACTGGCACGTCCGGACCGACGAGAACGGCGTGAGCCGCCAGGACCGCTGCCGGATGAGCGACTTTCAGTTCGCAAGCATATCGAGCGGTGCCGCGCCGTCGTGGATCGACAGGCTCACCGATCCGGCCCGCCGCGTCGTCATCCTCGTCCTCCCCGCAGGCTGGGTGGGCGAGTGGCGCGAGTTCCCGGAGCCGCAGTGGATCGTGCCGCTCTCGGGCCGCTGGTTCGTCGAGACCATGGACGGCACCCGCGTGGAGATGGGGCCGGGGGAACTCTCGTTCGGGAACGACCAGAACACCCGGCCCGACGAGCAGGGAAAGAGGGGGCACCGTTCGGGAACGGTGGGCGACGAGCCCGCGGTGCTGATGCTCGTGCAGGTGGAGCGGCAATCAAGCCCCGGCAGGCCGTGCCTGCCAGGATAA
- a CDS encoding PAS domain-containing sensor histidine kinase, whose product MPSPSENIPECSYPAGQGKTAPEISGEVEQCVRERLQEFQTEIDALRRENERLKRVENEAFLNGKQELDLIYASAPIGLCLIDTDTRYLRINRIFAEMNGYSIGEHIGKRVREILPDLADAAEELTRKVVKTGEAVLNTEIQGETPARPGAVRYWKETWSPLKNDRGEVVAINIVAREITGQKQAEDALHRSEGQLALEVETLTKLHTFSTRLLAMSDIETVAQEALDELIDLVGAEMGTLQVYDPVTGGLKFMATRALDEAAIASLPAVIAPDYPSTCGRALKTRQRIIVEDTLSDPAAAAHRTPAAKLGYRAAQSTPLLANGELFGMISTHFRQPHHFTEHDLRLIDLAASHTASLMERTRAAEILRESEERLSLALEAAQFGTFDFDLRTRKANWDEQSKRIFGVSGRGGPGYEGFIGLIHPDDRARVEAVLARAFDPATDGTYETEFRIIRPDGGMVWNRTAGKMYFEGEGPERKAVRQLGINQDITERKREEEALKRHTAELARLHRDLKIANREANLYLDILTHDIGNTENVSNLYADILIEALQGKEEEIGYVKKLQRSVQKSIEILRTVSTIRRIHRTTSELRPVGLDAAIRGVIRSSPSSTILYDGASSRVWGDDLFPVVMDNLVGNAVKHGGPDVEIVIRVEELDGRVLVSVEDTGPGVPDTEKQEIFHRYEQKRRGVGEGLGLYLVRILVERYGGMVWVDDRVPGRPEEGAAFRFTVATAPESD is encoded by the coding sequence ATGCCGTCTCCCTCAGAAAACATACCCGAATGTTCCTATCCCGCCGGACAGGGCAAAACGGCGCCGGAAATCTCCGGAGAGGTCGAACAGTGTGTTCGAGAGCGGTTGCAGGAGTTCCAAACAGAAATCGATGCGCTTCGGCGTGAAAATGAGAGGCTGAAACGCGTTGAAAACGAGGCATTTCTGAATGGCAAGCAGGAGCTCGATCTGATCTACGCATCGGCCCCAATCGGACTATGCCTTATTGACACTGATACCCGGTACCTTCGTATCAACAGAATTTTTGCGGAGATGAATGGATATTCCATCGGAGAGCACATCGGTAAGAGAGTCCGGGAGATCTTGCCGGACCTTGCGGATGCGGCAGAGGAACTCACGCGAAAGGTTGTAAAGACGGGTGAAGCCGTGCTCAATACGGAGATTCAGGGGGAGACCCCGGCACGGCCCGGTGCGGTGCGGTACTGGAAAGAGACCTGGTCGCCGCTCAAGAATGACCGGGGGGAAGTCGTGGCTATCAATATAGTCGCCCGGGAGATCACCGGGCAAAAGCAAGCCGAGGATGCATTGCATCGCAGCGAAGGGCAACTGGCGCTCGAGGTAGAAACGCTGACCAAACTCCACACCTTCAGCACCCGTCTGCTCGCGATGTCGGATATCGAAACCGTGGCGCAGGAAGCGCTGGATGAGCTGATCGATCTGGTCGGCGCGGAGATGGGAACCCTTCAGGTCTACGACCCTGTTACCGGCGGCTTGAAATTTATGGCGACCCGAGCCCTCGATGAGGCCGCGATCGCGTCCCTGCCGGCAGTCATCGCTCCGGATTACCCCTCGACATGCGGCCGTGCGCTGAAGACGCGGCAACGCATTATCGTTGAGGACACTCTGAGCGATCCTGCTGCGGCCGCCCATCGCACGCCCGCTGCCAAACTCGGCTACCGGGCGGCTCAAAGTACGCCGCTGCTCGCCAACGGTGAACTCTTCGGCATGATCTCAACGCACTTCCGTCAGCCGCATCACTTCACGGAGCATGATCTGCGGTTGATCGATCTGGCGGCATCGCACACCGCTTCGCTCATGGAACGAACGCGTGCGGCCGAGATATTGCGCGAGAGTGAGGAACGTCTGTCTCTCGCGCTCGAAGCCGCCCAATTCGGGACGTTCGACTTCGACCTCAGGACCCGGAAGGCCAACTGGGACGAACAATCGAAACGGATATTTGGCGTCTCCGGAAGGGGGGGGCCTGGATACGAAGGGTTCATCGGGTTAATTCATCCCGACGATCGGGCGCGGGTTGAGGCTGTGCTTGCCCGGGCCTTCGATCCGGCCACAGACGGTACCTACGAGACCGAGTTTCGCATTATCCGCCCGGATGGCGGTATGGTGTGGAACCGGACGGCAGGGAAGATGTACTTCGAGGGCGAGGGACCGGAACGAAAGGCTGTTCGTCAACTTGGAATAAACCAGGATATCACCGAGCGCAAGAGGGAGGAAGAGGCGCTCAAGCGGCATACCGCCGAGCTCGCCAGGCTCCACCGCGACCTGAAGATAGCAAACCGGGAGGCGAACCTGTATCTCGACATCCTGACCCACGACATCGGCAACACCGAGAATGTCTCGAATCTCTATGCCGACATTCTGATCGAGGCATTGCAGGGGAAGGAGGAAGAGATCGGATACGTGAAAAAACTCCAGCGTAGCGTCCAGAAGAGCATCGAGATCCTGAGGACCGTCTCCACCATCCGCCGGATTCATCGGACGACCTCCGAACTCCGGCCGGTGGGTCTGGATGCGGCGATCAGGGGAGTGATCCGGAGCTCCCCGAGCAGCACCATTCTCTACGACGGAGCGAGTTCCCGGGTATGGGGCGACGATCTGTTCCCGGTGGTCATGGATAATCTCGTCGGCAATGCCGTCAAGCACGGCGGTCCGGATGTCGAGATCGTCATCCGGGTGGAAGAACTGGACGGCAGGGTGCTGGTCTCTGTCGAGGATACCGGGCCGGGTGTCCCTGACACAGAAAAGCAGGAGATCTTTCACCGATACGAGCAGAAACGCCGGGGCGTCGGCGAAGGGCTCGGGCTGTACCTCGTGCGGATCCTGGTCGAGCGCTACGGTGGAATGGTCTGGGTCGACGATCGGGTGCCGGGCCGGCCGGAGGAAGGGGCGGCGTTCCGGTTCACGGTTGCAACGGCGCCGGAGAGTGACTGA
- a CDS encoding PKD domain-containing protein → MAPTYRDATINSVEATATVSGSTGGGRDEKGNVYFFPDVSVSIGYWFDNEGVPSSDWDTHFKAQLWINGEQVGKKQDLSAGGPQTYTFFAHKFPAAGTYKVEVRGKNSKSVDVTIKNPPVQEKKAAQ, encoded by the coding sequence ATGGCTCCAACATACCGTGATGCAACCATCAACTCCGTCGAAGCGACTGCCACGGTCAGCGGCAGCACGGGCGGTGGCCGCGACGAGAAGGGCAACGTGTACTTCTTCCCGGACGTCTCGGTGAGCATCGGCTACTGGTTCGACAACGAAGGAGTTCCGTCTTCGGACTGGGATACGCACTTCAAGGCGCAGCTGTGGATCAACGGTGAACAGGTCGGCAAGAAACAGGACCTCTCCGCCGGCGGCCCGCAGACCTACACGTTCTTCGCGCACAAGTTCCCGGCAGCGGGGACGTATAAGGTGGAGGTTCGCGGGAAGAACTCGAAGTCGGTCGATGTTACGATCAAGAATCCCCCGGTGCAGGAGAAGAAGGCGGCGCAGTGA
- a CDS encoding RNA-binding domain-containing protein — MIPDILRALIATGEDSRRQFKRDVTNADALAAEMAAFANAEGGTLFLGVADDGSVLGLSRTDVNRLNQLISNAASQHVKSPLTVQTENVQVDEDRIVIVLTVPKGQDKPYFDRNGVIWFKNGADKRRVNSREELRRLFQSVDIFHADELPTRAGVDKLDSLRFRDFLRNAYNQPYPDSSEELLTLLQNMNLAADNGMLNLAGALLFAEKPEWIKPQFVIKAIRYPGNAIHVSEYLDSEDFSGTLPEVFEGAMAFIMRNLRKTQAGKGINAPGVPEIPPVVFEELLVNALVHRDYLVSAPIRLFVFDNRIEIISPGHLPNNLTVAKIRAGNSNIRNPILASYVAKGLLPYRGLGSGIKRALEDWPEIDFADDRDGCLFTVTVHRKEEKSSEKSSEKSSEKILALLKAEPDLAARVVAERLGITQRAVEKQIAKLREDGRLRRIGPARGGHWEVRE, encoded by the coding sequence ATGATCCCTGATATCCTCCGAGCCCTGATCGCCACCGGTGAAGACAGCCGCCGCCAGTTCAAGCGCGACGTTACCAACGCCGATGCCCTTGCTGCTGAGATGGCTGCATTTGCCAATGCCGAAGGGGGCACGCTTTTTCTCGGTGTTGCTGACGATGGCTCCGTACTGGGTCTCTCACGCACGGATGTGAATCGACTCAACCAGCTCATCAGCAACGCGGCCTCTCAGCACGTGAAGAGCCCGTTGACGGTACAGACTGAGAATGTTCAGGTGGATGAAGATCGCATCGTCATCGTGCTCACCGTTCCGAAGGGGCAGGATAAGCCATACTTCGATAGGAACGGTGTGATCTGGTTCAAAAACGGGGCCGACAAACGGCGGGTGAACTCCAGGGAGGAACTCCGCCGCCTCTTCCAGAGCGTCGATATCTTCCATGCCGACGAACTGCCGACCAGAGCAGGCGTCGACAAACTGGACAGTCTGCGCTTCCGGGACTTTCTGCGGAACGCCTATAATCAACCTTACCCGGATTCGTCTGAAGAACTGCTAACGCTCCTGCAGAACATGAACCTTGCCGCGGATAACGGCATGCTGAATCTGGCCGGGGCGCTCCTCTTTGCTGAGAAGCCCGAGTGGATCAAACCGCAGTTCGTCATCAAGGCTATCCGCTATCCCGGCAACGCCATTCACGTAAGCGAGTATCTCGACAGCGAGGATTTCTCCGGGACGCTCCCTGAGGTCTTCGAAGGTGCCATGGCGTTTATCATGCGCAACCTCAGGAAAACTCAGGCAGGCAAGGGAATCAATGCACCAGGGGTTCCAGAAATTCCGCCGGTTGTCTTTGAGGAACTGCTGGTCAATGCCCTGGTGCATCGGGACTATCTGGTCAGCGCACCTATCCGGCTGTTCGTCTTCGACAACCGCATCGAGATTATTAGCCCTGGCCACCTCCCGAACAATCTGACGGTGGCAAAAATCCGGGCTGGTAACTCCAATATCAGGAATCCGATCTTGGCATCGTACGTCGCAAAGGGGCTGCTGCCATACCGCGGCCTCGGCTCCGGCATCAAACGGGCACTCGAAGACTGGCCTGAGATCGACTTTGCCGATGACCGGGACGGCTGCCTTTTCACCGTCACAGTTCACCGAAAGGAGGAGAAAAGTTCGGAGAAAAGTTCGGAGAAAAGTTCGGAGAAAATCCTCGCGCTCCTGAAGGCCGAACCCGACCTTGCAGCAAGAGTAGTCGCAGAAAGGCTGGGAATCACGCAGAGAGCAGTTGAAAAGCAGATCGCCAAACTTCGTGAAGATGGTCGGCTCCGCCGCATCGGCCCTGCCCGGGGCGGTCACTGGGAGGTTCGGGAATGA
- a CDS encoding PDDEXK family nuclease gives MPAIRISEGSELAQQPEPFKNEYELQEILAGHPVLLVDRDDSALVTICRELPFENGFADIVLIDSNGLPVIVEVKLARNEESRREVVGRLCDSLSAMRNLTPDAVNERSAGLLEETLQSMAGAEGEESPGERLALLKSNFASYLRAGQIRGIIVLDAAPDDLIREFSYLNEHSDLDLRLLVVERYRLGRNEYFYHSRFLVSGEADPEIKRQRLRLRLIVEKFSKMKPPIFSTHATGKENVRVYREGWPAAVHYEFGDRGDSISIELQVRHREYPKVADFLSRLREHLATAISKTQRVELVTDPSGWTRLQFFFGEEIDPYWIAQSMVRLCKTEKDLSTLLQEGSG, from the coding sequence ATGCCCGCGATACGAATAAGCGAAGGAAGCGAGCTGGCCCAGCAGCCGGAACCCTTCAAGAATGAATATGAACTGCAGGAGATCCTCGCCGGGCACCCGGTGCTCCTCGTCGACCGGGACGATTCCGCGCTCGTCACGATCTGCCGGGAGTTGCCGTTTGAGAACGGATTCGCCGATATCGTTCTCATCGACAGCAACGGGCTGCCGGTCATCGTCGAGGTGAAACTGGCCCGGAACGAAGAGTCGCGGCGCGAGGTCGTCGGCCGGTTATGCGACTCTCTTTCAGCAATGCGCAACCTTACGCCTGATGCGGTGAACGAGCGATCCGCGGGCCTTCTCGAAGAAACACTCCAGTCCATGGCCGGTGCCGAGGGAGAAGAGAGCCCCGGAGAACGGCTCGCCCTGCTGAAGAGCAACTTCGCCTCGTATTTGAGAGCCGGGCAGATCAGGGGTATCATCGTCCTCGACGCCGCCCCCGACGACCTTATCCGGGAGTTCAGTTACCTCAACGAACACAGCGATCTCGATCTCCGGCTGCTGGTGGTCGAGCGCTACCGGCTCGGCAGGAACGAGTATTTCTACCATTCGCGATTCCTGGTATCGGGAGAGGCAGATCCGGAGATAAAGAGGCAGAGATTACGGCTTCGCCTGATCGTCGAGAAGTTCTCGAAGATGAAACCGCCGATATTCTCGACGCACGCGACAGGGAAGGAGAACGTCCGGGTATACCGCGAAGGGTGGCCGGCAGCGGTGCACTACGAGTTCGGCGACCGGGGGGATTCCATCAGTATCGAGCTGCAAGTCCGGCACAGGGAGTACCCGAAGGTCGCGGACTTCCTCTCCAGACTCCGCGAGCACCTCGCCACGGCCATCTCGAAGACCCAGCGGGTCGAACTGGTTACCGACCCGTCCGGGTGGACGAGGCTTCAGTTCTTCTTCGGGGAAGAGATCGACCCGTACTGGATTGCACAATCGATGGTGCGGCTCTGTAAGACCGAGAAAGACCTCTCCACCCTGCTGCAGGAAGGGAGCGGATAG
- a CDS encoding RidA family protein, with protein sequence MNGGTMILALVFACGLLAGFGIYAIVSSTPGETALYTANAPEPIGPYSQAVQCGDYLFMSGQIGLDPATNNLSGTAAGEARQAMENLQAILAEGGLDFPDVVQTRIYLTDLADFDAVNAVYAEYFNEPYPARATMQVAALPKGSRVEIEMIANVR encoded by the coding sequence ATGAACGGCGGCACGATGATCCTGGCTCTCGTTTTTGCATGCGGTCTCCTTGCAGGATTCGGCATCTACGCGATCGTATCCTCCACCCCGGGAGAGACCGCCCTCTACACGGCGAACGCGCCGGAGCCCATCGGGCCGTACAGCCAGGCCGTGCAGTGCGGGGACTACCTCTTTATGTCGGGGCAGATCGGTCTCGACCCGGCGACCAACAACCTCTCCGGCACCGCCGCCGGCGAGGCGAGACAGGCGATGGAGAACCTGCAGGCCATACTCGCCGAAGGCGGCCTCGACTTCCCGGACGTCGTCCAGACCCGGATTTATCTCACGGACCTCGCGGACTTTGATGCGGTCAACGCCGTCTACGCCGAGTATTTCAACGAGCCCTACCCCGCACGGGCGACGATGCAGGTCGCCGCCCTCCCGAAAGGGTCGAGGGTCGAGATCGAGATGATCGCAAACGTGCGGTGA
- a CDS encoding response regulator, with the protein MHPLTNPDHILYVDDEEALLEIGRAFLERAGSIIVDTTSNPLEACETIMAGRYDAVVSDYMMPGMDGIALLKHVREAGSRVPFIIFTGRGREEVAIEALNSGADFYLQKGGDPRAQFADLANAVRQLAGKQRAEAALRRSEDMLHRAESIFRAAPTGIGMAVDGVVTEVNERLCDLLGYTRDELVGQSMRLLYPGDAEYESALQQMDVQIRKAGTCTLETRCMRKDGATLDVQFSSTPLDPEDPSRGVTFTTLDISEHTALEREIAYHAEELVRQTNGLAVANRKLNLMSSITRHDILNQLTILLGNLWMVEEAEPGEDISEHLARVKGSADRIHRQIEFTRDYTDLGVRSPEWQRVSDALGTEGLHGLPVENEAGDLAVYADPMLATVFSNLMDNTIRHGESVTRVCVRYHPGESGDLTLIWEDDGAGVPAGEKERIFHRGVGKNTGLGLFLIREILGITGIRITETGEPGNGARFEMLVPRGMYRV; encoded by the coding sequence GTGCATCCCCTCACGAACCCGGATCACATCCTCTACGTGGACGACGAAGAGGCGCTGCTCGAGATCGGTCGGGCCTTCCTCGAGCGAGCGGGCAGCATCATCGTCGATACGACCTCGAACCCGCTGGAGGCATGCGAAACAATCATGGCCGGGCGGTACGATGCGGTCGTCTCGGACTACATGATGCCGGGGATGGATGGGATTGCTCTCTTAAAGCATGTCCGGGAGGCAGGGTCCCGGGTACCCTTCATCATCTTCACCGGCAGGGGACGCGAGGAGGTGGCAATCGAGGCGCTGAACAGCGGTGCCGACTTCTACCTCCAGAAAGGCGGCGACCCGAGGGCTCAGTTTGCCGATCTCGCCAATGCGGTCCGGCAACTGGCTGGGAAGCAGAGGGCGGAAGCGGCGTTGCGCAGGAGCGAAGATATGCTGCACAGGGCGGAGAGCATCTTCCGTGCCGCCCCCACCGGTATCGGAATGGCTGTGGACGGGGTCGTCACGGAGGTCAACGAACGGCTCTGCGATCTTCTCGGCTACACCCGCGACGAACTCGTCGGTCAGTCCATGCGGCTGCTTTATCCGGGCGACGCGGAGTATGAATCCGCCCTGCAGCAGATGGACGTCCAGATCCGGAAGGCCGGAACGTGCACGCTTGAGACCCGTTGCATGCGCAAGGACGGAGCGACTCTCGACGTGCAGTTCTCCAGCACGCCTCTCGATCCGGAGGACCCCTCACGCGGCGTGACGTTTACGACTCTGGATATCAGCGAGCACACGGCCCTGGAGCGGGAGATTGCGTATCACGCCGAGGAACTTGTCCGGCAGACGAACGGCCTGGCCGTTGCGAACAGGAAACTCAACCTGATGAGCAGCATCACCCGGCATGATATCCTGAACCAGCTGACGATCCTTCTCGGCAACCTCTGGATGGTGGAGGAGGCTGAACCGGGCGAGGATATCTCGGAGCACCTTGCCCGCGTGAAGGGTTCGGCCGACCGGATACACCGCCAGATCGAGTTCACCCGGGACTACACGGATCTCGGCGTCCGGTCGCCGGAATGGCAGCGGGTCTCTGACGCGCTCGGGACTGAGGGGCTTCACGGGCTGCCGGTCGAGAACGAAGCCGGCGATCTTGCCGTTTACGCCGATCCGATGCTTGCAACGGTCTTTTCCAACCTGATGGATAACACAATCCGGCACGGGGAGTCGGTGACCCGGGTCTGCGTCCGGTATCACCCGGGGGAGAGCGGAGACCTCACCCTCATCTGGGAAGACGACGGTGCCGGTGTTCCTGCCGGGGAGAAGGAGCGGATCTTTCACCGGGGCGTCGGGAAGAACACGGGACTTGGCCTTTTCCTGATCCGGGAGATTCTCGGGATCACCGGGATCAGAATCACCGAGACGGGCGAGCCCGGGAATGGGGCACGGTTCGAGATGCTCGTGCCCCGCGGGATGTATCGGGTTTAG
- a CDS encoding DUF3887 domain-containing protein yields MAQETVVSDDVKAEVLAYADPIAGNVMQGFNEGNYTIYSRDFSPEMRQALDEAAFEQNREFVTSRIGLYESRTDPVVTETGEYIAVTYRGEFEREDGVALRLVFQKDDPSHRLHGLWFNSPMLRS; encoded by the coding sequence ATGGCCCAGGAGACCGTGGTCTCAGACGACGTGAAGGCAGAGGTGCTCGCATACGCGGACCCGATCGCCGGGAACGTCATGCAGGGCTTCAACGAGGGCAACTACACGATCTACTCCCGCGACTTCAGCCCGGAGATGAGGCAGGCTCTCGACGAGGCCGCGTTCGAGCAGAACCGCGAGTTCGTCACGTCCCGGATCGGGCTCTATGAATCCAGGACCGATCCCGTCGTCACCGAGACCGGCGAGTACATCGCCGTGACCTACAGGGGAGAGTTCGAGCGGGAGGACGGTGTGGCTCTCCGGTTGGTCTTCCAGAAGGACGATCCGTCGCACCGGCTCCACGGGCTCTGGTTCAACTCGCCGATGCTGCGCAGTTAA